The proteins below come from a single Erysipelothrix piscisicarius genomic window:
- a CDS encoding polysaccharide biosynthesis protein, whose product MFENKVLLITGGTGSFGNAVVRRLLKEDIKEIRILSRDEKKQDDMRKFFNDDRLKFYIGDVRQKESLIHAVRGVDYIFHAAALKQVPSCEFFPIEAVKTNVIGTDNVLETAIDCGVERVVCLSTDKAAYPINAMGISKAMMEKTFVAKARIAKETNTVICGTRYGNVMASRGSVIPLFLEQIRMGKELTITNPHMTRFLMSLDEAVELVLFAFEHGEPGDLFVQKSPASTIEDLTQAIVELTGYQKGTRIIGTRHGEKLYETLLTKEEFEKAEDLTDYYRVPMDQRDLNYDKYFMEGEEIHEEQEYNSHNTYRLNVEEIKAKLVDLYEIKDELKGMM is encoded by the coding sequence ATGTTTGAAAATAAAGTATTACTCATTACAGGCGGTACCGGTTCATTTGGAAATGCCGTAGTACGTCGACTCTTAAAAGAAGATATTAAGGAAATCCGCATTTTATCGCGCGATGAGAAAAAACAAGATGATATGCGTAAGTTTTTCAATGATGATCGCTTAAAGTTCTATATTGGAGATGTTCGTCAGAAAGAATCCTTGATTCATGCAGTTCGTGGTGTTGACTACATCTTCCATGCAGCTGCGCTTAAGCAAGTTCCTTCATGCGAGTTTTTCCCAATTGAAGCCGTTAAAACAAACGTTATTGGAACCGATAATGTATTAGAAACTGCTATTGACTGTGGTGTAGAACGTGTTGTATGTCTTTCAACAGATAAAGCAGCATATCCAATTAATGCTATGGGAATTTCAAAAGCGATGATGGAAAAAACATTTGTTGCGAAAGCTCGGATTGCGAAAGAAACCAATACCGTTATCTGTGGAACGCGATATGGAAATGTCATGGCTTCACGCGGATCTGTAATTCCATTATTCTTAGAACAAATTCGTATGGGTAAAGAATTAACCATCACAAATCCCCACATGACCCGTTTCTTGATGAGTCTTGACGAAGCAGTCGAATTGGTATTATTTGCCTTTGAACATGGCGAACCGGGCGATCTCTTTGTACAAAAATCACCTGCAAGTACAATCGAAGATTTAACCCAAGCGATTGTCGAACTCACAGGATATCAAAAAGGAACACGTATCATTGGTACACGTCATGGAGAAAAACTCTATGAAACCCTTCTAACAAAAGAAGAGTTTGAAAAAGCTGAAGACCTTACAGATTATTATCGTGTACCGATGGATCAACGCGATCTCAACTACGATAAATATTTCATGGAAGGTGAGGAAATTCATGAAGAACAAGAATATAACTCTCATAATACATATCGCCTAAATGTAGAAGAAATTAAGGCTAAGTTAGTCGATCTTTATGAAATTAAAGATGAGCTAAAGGGTATGATGTAG
- a CDS encoding glycosyltransferase family 4 protein codes for MKVLYLSSTNSGMHRHSIYFDLLSEFQKKGHDVTIAYAREKRLDQETEYYEQFGMHYLGIKTGNLTKNSNLIDKGIATLRIDSQFRSALKKHLGHESFDLILYSTPPITLLKTVNYLKSKNPNALCYLMLKDIFPQNAVDLGFMKANGLIHRFFAHKEKALYRMFDVIGTMSPANLKYMEIHHPSTIGRLEILPNALDINENNTAHDSISIREAYAIRDDQTILLYGGNLGAPQAIPFVIECIDRIKNDERIVFLIAGSGAKEDLITSFIKEKNISNTLFLGQLESRVYNSLVSQCDVGLIFLDHRFTIPNYPQRLLTYLEASKPVVCATDTATDIGTIAMSNEYGFGIESTDVDAWYQAIDTLVSNQDLRKKMGANGHDYLMNHYTVAHAYEIIIKHMGA; via the coding sequence ATGAAAGTACTTTATTTGAGTTCTACCAATTCAGGGATGCATCGTCACAGTATTTACTTTGATTTGCTTTCTGAGTTCCAAAAAAAAGGTCATGATGTTACCATTGCTTATGCCCGTGAAAAACGTTTAGACCAAGAAACCGAGTATTATGAACAATTTGGCATGCACTATCTTGGTATTAAAACAGGAAATTTAACGAAAAATAGTAACCTAATCGATAAAGGTATCGCAACGCTTAGAATTGATTCACAATTTAGAAGCGCACTTAAGAAGCATTTAGGTCATGAATCGTTTGACTTAATTCTCTATTCGACGCCACCCATTACGTTACTCAAAACAGTTAACTATCTTAAATCAAAAAATCCCAATGCATTATGCTATCTCATGCTTAAGGATATATTTCCACAAAATGCAGTTGACCTTGGTTTTATGAAAGCGAACGGACTTATTCATCGTTTCTTCGCTCATAAAGAAAAAGCGCTCTATAGAATGTTTGATGTAATTGGTACCATGTCACCCGCAAACCTAAAATACATGGAAATTCACCATCCTTCTACAATTGGGCGGCTTGAAATTTTACCAAATGCTTTGGATATTAATGAAAACAATACGGCACATGACAGCATTTCTATCCGTGAAGCCTATGCGATTCGAGATGATCAAACAATTCTTTTGTACGGAGGTAATTTAGGAGCTCCGCAAGCAATCCCATTTGTCATTGAGTGTATTGATCGTATTAAAAATGATGAACGTATTGTTTTCTTAATTGCAGGATCGGGTGCTAAAGAAGATCTTATTACCTCATTTATTAAAGAAAAAAATATATCCAATACACTTTTCCTAGGGCAACTTGAAAGTAGGGTATATAATAGTCTTGTAAGTCAATGTGATGTTGGTTTAATTTTCTTAGATCATCGTTTTACAATTCCTAATTACCCACAACGCCTTTTAACCTATCTTGAGGCTTCAAAGCCGGTTGTTTGTGCAACAGACACTGCTACAGATATTGGAACCATTGCAATGTCAAATGAGTATGGATTCGGAATTGAAAGTACTGATGTTGATGCATGGTATCAAGCAATTGACACGCTTGTATCAAATCAAGATTTAAGAAAAAAAATGGGTGCAAATGGACATGATTATTTAATGAATCATTATACTGTTGCACATGCATACGAAATAATTATAAAACACATGGGAGCGTAA
- a CDS encoding EpsG family protein gives MYYFALIFPFIVSFLPRLTNKQKFYLATVPLFIIVIFRVGVGTDYFSYEYLYNLQNVSTFGKMLDHQSNIELGFRIFIFIFKSIGLPFQFFIGFFGAVTLGFFVKWIDDTTNASLVSLILFIGMFFFVWNLSAIRQGLVMAVASYYFFNPQKHLSKKQSLLLIAVLALFHISVLFYIPVIYLARNVQWNKKNLLILLGVSFLFAFIPWQRVLAHLPFIPGSKKIMGYIDAKTQVLNFAGIVRIGFSAIILYHYDKITDTVFKKYLVDATLLGFGVYFCLKFSELIAGRTTIYTFILCIVVFKYILDYYFLKDSRILNGFIYTGLACFTGLFLYKDINAYMHQSNYRGTNKLLRFNTIFNRPNYDDYDNRFAYLTIRRDCNDERDELLDAQASLPISSNYREDLSYYAMWDHESELYGILGTDRTWIVEPSFKRKPTVYGSLVAYTPNDDLKQAFKSTEYLDLTGAEVTEERIQSALTNDASERQEITTQPLEVKSYDVENLPESILNMFPYRDEIISVKYVEFDKPYTYKILDLEYIDYHFFLYVNESFEPIVPVLSNDFYRIAPDGVITVDTYCRQRLYNKDGSLLWQY, from the coding sequence ATGTACTATTTCGCACTGATTTTTCCTTTTATTGTCAGTTTTTTACCTAGATTGACAAACAAGCAAAAATTTTATTTGGCAACAGTTCCGCTTTTCATTATTGTTATTTTTAGAGTAGGGGTAGGAACGGATTATTTTTCCTATGAATATCTCTATAATCTTCAAAATGTTTCAACATTTGGAAAAATGTTAGACCACCAAAGCAACATTGAACTCGGGTTCCGAATTTTTATTTTTATCTTTAAATCTATCGGACTTCCATTCCAATTTTTTATTGGATTCTTTGGTGCAGTTACACTTGGTTTTTTTGTAAAATGGATCGATGATACAACAAATGCGTCACTTGTGTCCTTAATACTCTTTATTGGGATGTTTTTCTTTGTTTGGAATTTGAGTGCAATACGACAAGGACTTGTTATGGCCGTCGCATCGTATTACTTTTTTAATCCACAGAAGCATTTGTCGAAGAAGCAATCGCTGTTATTAATCGCTGTGCTTGCATTATTCCATATATCCGTATTGTTCTATATTCCAGTGATTTATTTAGCGCGTAATGTTCAATGGAATAAGAAAAACCTTCTTATTCTTTTAGGTGTCTCGTTCCTCTTTGCATTTATTCCATGGCAACGTGTTTTAGCGCATCTTCCATTTATTCCCGGTTCGAAGAAAATAATGGGATACATTGATGCGAAAACACAGGTATTAAATTTCGCTGGGATCGTCCGCATTGGTTTTTCCGCAATAATTCTTTATCACTACGATAAAATCACAGATACCGTATTTAAAAAATATCTTGTGGATGCGACATTGCTGGGCTTCGGTGTCTATTTCTGCCTCAAATTTTCCGAATTAATTGCTGGTCGTACGACGATTTATACCTTTATCCTCTGCATTGTTGTGTTTAAATACATTCTCGATTACTATTTCTTGAAAGACTCCCGGATTTTGAATGGCTTCATTTATACAGGACTTGCATGCTTCACGGGGTTATTTCTTTACAAAGATATCAATGCTTATATGCATCAATCTAATTATCGAGGAACAAACAAACTCTTACGTTTTAATACCATTTTCAATCGTCCAAATTATGATGATTATGATAATCGCTTTGCTTATCTCACAATTCGACGTGATTGTAATGACGAACGTGATGAACTTTTAGATGCACAGGCTTCATTACCGATTTCATCGAATTATCGTGAGGATTTATCTTATTATGCAATGTGGGATCATGAGTCAGAGCTCTATGGAATCTTAGGGACTGATCGCACATGGATTGTTGAACCAAGCTTTAAACGAAAACCCACAGTCTATGGATCACTTGTTGCATATACACCTAATGATGACTTAAAACAAGCTTTTAAATCGACTGAATATCTCGATTTAACCGGCGCTGAGGTGACTGAAGAACGGATTCAGTCAGCATTAACAAATGACGCTTCCGAACGTCAAGAAATTACTACACAACCACTTGAAGTAAAATCTTATGATGTTGAGAATTTACCGGAAAGCATTCTTAATATGTTCCCTTATAGAGATGAAATTATCAGCGTAAAATATGTGGAATTTGATAAACCTTATACCTATAAAATTCTTGATTTGGAGTACATCGATTATCATTTCTTTCTTTATGTTAATGAGTCGTTTGAGCCAATTGTCCCCGTTTTAAGTAACGATTTTTATCGAATTGCACCCGATGGTGTGATCACTGTAGATACGTATTGTCGTCAACGCCTTTACAATAAAGATGGTTCTTTATTGTGGCAATATTAA
- a CDS encoding exopolysaccharide biosynthesis polyprenyl glycosylphosphotransferase, translating into MSKNLKSLVIVALKGFIFVFLAAVFFYLFGKENIALQNWSRTAVITGSTFILIGILMLKVYGPFEIGIKKSKPIIYNSTIAIILTDLATFFQLMVMNTNPNNNQSFKIEQLDLLFYTMIIQIVGIVVFAYLGNYIYFKMYKPSRTIIVYDKNDQESLPKVNHYLERFKLQYDILGCITVDDPNLEAMLFNVDYVVILETPVSERKRLVDLCYKHQLNFMFAPSISDIVELSGFSMVVDDKAMVEVNIQGLSFEQRVLKRILDIFVAVIGAIVSSPIWIIAAIAIKLNDGGTILFKQKRATIDGRIFDVYKFRTMKENVENYSATEHDDRITSVGKVLRKIRMDELPQLINILKGEMSIVGPRPEMLENVDSYQKVLPEFAYRLKVKAGLTGLAQIEGKYNTSPKDKLLMDLMYIENYSIWTDFKLILRTVVVIFKKDSTEGF; encoded by the coding sequence ATGAGTAAAAATCTAAAGTCATTAGTAATTGTGGCTCTAAAGGGATTTATCTTTGTGTTTTTAGCAGCGGTATTCTTTTATCTCTTTGGAAAAGAAAATATTGCGCTACAAAATTGGTCAAGAACAGCGGTCATTACCGGATCAACCTTTATCTTGATTGGAATTTTAATGCTTAAGGTTTACGGACCTTTTGAAATTGGTATTAAGAAAAGCAAACCAATTATCTATAATTCTACGATTGCGATTATCTTGACAGATTTAGCAACGTTTTTTCAATTAATGGTTATGAATACAAATCCAAACAACAATCAATCTTTTAAAATTGAACAATTGGATTTACTTTTTTATACCATGATCATTCAAATTGTAGGCATTGTGGTCTTCGCTTATTTAGGTAATTACATCTATTTTAAAATGTATAAGCCATCACGAACGATTATAGTCTATGATAAAAACGATCAGGAAAGTTTACCGAAGGTTAATCACTATTTGGAACGTTTTAAGCTTCAGTATGATATTTTGGGGTGTATTACTGTTGATGATCCAAATTTAGAAGCGATGCTTTTCAATGTTGATTACGTAGTGATCTTAGAAACACCTGTAAGTGAGCGGAAACGTCTCGTTGATCTATGCTATAAACATCAATTGAATTTTATGTTTGCGCCATCAATTTCAGATATTGTGGAGCTTTCAGGATTTTCGATGGTTGTAGATGATAAGGCGATGGTTGAAGTTAACATACAAGGCTTATCCTTTGAACAGCGGGTATTGAAACGTATTTTAGATATTTTTGTTGCGGTAATCGGAGCGATAGTCTCGTCACCAATCTGGATTATTGCGGCAATTGCAATCAAACTTAATGACGGGGGTACCATTCTTTTCAAACAAAAAAGAGCAACAATCGATGGCCGTATTTTTGATGTTTATAAATTCCGTACGATGAAAGAAAACGTTGAAAATTATTCAGCTACAGAACACGACGATCGGATTACGTCTGTTGGGAAAGTACTTCGAAAAATTCGAATGGATGAACTTCCACAACTTATTAATATATTAAAAGGGGAAATGAGCATTGTCGGACCGCGTCCTGAAATGCTTGAAAATGTCGATTCGTATCAAAAAGTTTTACCGGAATTTGCTTACCGTCTCAAGGTGAAAGCGGGCTTAACAGGTCTTGCTCAAATCGAAGGTAAGTACAATACATCTCCAAAAGATAAACTTCTTATGGATCTTATGTATATTGAAAACTATTCAATTTGGACTGACTTTAAATTAATTCTACGCACCGTCGTCGTGATATTTAAAAAAGACAGTACTGAAGGATTTTAA
- the anmK gene encoding anhydro-N-acetylmuramic acid kinase AnmK: protein METKYAVGLMSGTSLDGIDAALVKIQGSGIDTTCKLIHFVTLEIPEQLRQRILDASVPETSRIDEICSLNFELGVLYNEATTKVLSETNFKGSLDFVASHGQTLYHLPIPQNHFLKSTLQIGDPSMIAFHHKVPVVFNFRVMDIVAGGDGAPLVPYPEFLIYREKTQTVLLQNIGGIGNVTVIPANAHLDDVFAFDTGPGNMMMNAATAHYYQELYDENGTHARKGLLIDELYQSLINHPYLKIEPPKSTGREMFGERMVSEFYKEGYDPDDVIYTLTKFTAYSITNAYKQYIMPKHTIHKVIIGGGGAYNPVLLEEIRLMLPKEIQVCTQEDLGFSSDAKEAIAFAILGNETLAGKPSNVPSATASNERMILGQICPNPWPTETESN, encoded by the coding sequence ATGGAAACTAAATATGCGGTTGGTCTGATGTCGGGGACATCACTTGATGGCATTGATGCAGCTTTAGTTAAAATTCAAGGTTCTGGTATTGATACTACATGCAAATTAATCCATTTTGTAACCCTTGAAATACCGGAACAATTACGTCAACGTATTTTAGATGCCAGTGTTCCTGAGACATCACGAATTGATGAAATTTGTTCACTTAATTTTGAATTGGGAGTGCTCTATAACGAAGCTACAACGAAGGTGTTAAGTGAGACTAACTTTAAAGGTTCATTAGACTTTGTAGCGTCTCATGGCCAAACACTTTACCACCTTCCAATCCCACAGAATCATTTTTTGAAATCAACGCTACAAATTGGGGATCCATCAATGATTGCTTTCCATCATAAAGTGCCAGTTGTTTTTAATTTTAGAGTCATGGATATTGTGGCTGGAGGGGACGGAGCCCCACTGGTTCCATATCCTGAGTTTTTAATTTATCGTGAAAAAACACAGACCGTCTTGCTTCAAAATATTGGTGGAATTGGAAACGTTACCGTAATTCCAGCAAATGCACATCTCGATGATGTCTTTGCCTTTGATACAGGTCCGGGTAATATGATGATGAATGCGGCTACGGCTCATTATTATCAAGAACTCTACGATGAGAATGGCACCCATGCCCGAAAGGGTTTGTTAATCGACGAACTCTATCAATCACTGATAAATCATCCCTACCTTAAGATCGAACCGCCCAAATCCACAGGGCGTGAAATGTTTGGTGAACGAATGGTCTCTGAATTCTATAAAGAAGGTTATGATCCAGATGATGTAATTTACACCTTGACGAAGTTTACTGCCTACTCGATTACAAATGCATATAAACAATATATTATGCCTAAACACACGATACATAAAGTAATTATTGGCGGTGGGGGCGCTTATAATCCAGTATTACTTGAAGAAATTCGTTTAATGTTACCAAAAGAGATTCAAGTTTGTACTCAAGAAGATTTAGGGTTTTCAAGCGATGCGAAAGAAGCCATTGCGTTTGCCATATTGGGGAATGAAACATTAGCAGGAAAACCAAGTAATGTTCCTTCGGCAACAGCCTCAAACGAACGTATGATCCTTGGGCAAATTTGTCCGAATCCCTGGCCAACTGAAACAGAATCAAATTGA
- the murQ gene encoding N-acetylmuramic acid 6-phosphate etherase, with translation MKIDLSKIGTELQNPNTKNIDRLDTVEMVALINNEDQRVIDAVGEQTHEIAAAIDATYEAIAQGGRLVYMGAGTSGRLGVLDASECLPTFGVGEESVVGIIAGGDTALRHPVEAAEDDEMRGVEDLKALNFSKNDILCAIGASGRTPYCIGGLKYAKELGAQTISVACVSESKLAAYADHPIEVVVGQEVITGSTRMKSGSTTKMVLNMISTGAMIKLGKVYGNLMVDVKATNAKLIERARSIIMNATGCPYDRATDLLDLSDQSVKVAIVMELCNLEVEDAVQLLNQNQGHIARALENK, from the coding sequence ATGAAAATCGATTTATCAAAAATTGGAACTGAACTTCAAAATCCAAATACTAAAAATATTGATCGACTCGATACCGTTGAGATGGTAGCTTTGATTAACAATGAAGATCAACGTGTCATTGATGCAGTGGGTGAACAGACTCACGAAATTGCAGCTGCAATAGATGCAACCTATGAGGCTATTGCTCAAGGTGGACGCCTTGTCTATATGGGTGCAGGTACATCCGGTCGTCTTGGTGTTCTTGATGCATCAGAATGTCTTCCAACTTTTGGTGTTGGTGAGGAATCTGTGGTTGGTATTATTGCTGGTGGAGATACTGCATTAAGGCATCCAGTTGAAGCGGCTGAAGATGATGAAATGCGTGGTGTTGAAGATCTAAAAGCCCTTAATTTTTCTAAAAATGATATCTTATGTGCAATCGGTGCGTCAGGACGTACGCCCTATTGTATCGGCGGACTTAAATACGCTAAAGAACTTGGGGCACAAACCATTTCTGTTGCATGCGTTTCAGAAAGTAAACTCGCTGCATATGCAGATCATCCCATTGAAGTGGTAGTTGGTCAAGAAGTCATTACGGGTTCTACACGCATGAAATCTGGTTCTACAACTAAAATGGTATTAAACATGATTTCAACCGGAGCGATGATTAAACTGGGCAAGGTCTACGGTAATCTTATGGTCGATGTAAAAGCAACCAATGCAAAACTTATTGAGCGTGCGCGTAGTATTATTATGAATGCGACCGGTTGTCCTTATGACCGTGCAACAGACTTGTTAGATTTAAGCGACCAGAGTGTTAAAGTCGCAATTGTTATGGAACTTTGTAACCTTGAGGTTGAAGATGCTGTGCAACTTTTAAATCAAAATCAAGGTCATATTGCACGTGCTCTAGAAAATAAGTAG
- a CDS encoding MurR/RpiR family transcriptional regulator, with product MSCIYRIKENMHTYTDTEKRIAEYILENKNEVVNFSSQHFAKEINSSAAAIVRFSKKIGYNGFTHLKVELARDHSEEEQSFDKLIKEEDTIETMVRKSHYSNHRTFDNTYKLLNLEVLDEAIAAISNARRIYLLGIGGSGIVCQDLYHKFVRIDADVVYFDDFHLEMSSLTHITENDVTIALSYSGQTREIIMAQKLAQEKGATTIAITQVGRNELAKNSDFVINIPKEESEVRLGSIASRFSMLAISDLLYLGVAKNNIEETRRKIVNTRDTIKSIRNI from the coding sequence ATGAGTTGTATTTATAGGATAAAAGAGAATATGCACACTTATACTGATACAGAAAAGCGCATCGCTGAGTATATACTCGAAAATAAAAATGAGGTCGTTAATTTTTCGTCTCAGCATTTTGCGAAAGAAATTAATTCGTCAGCGGCTGCCATCGTTCGTTTTTCCAAAAAAATAGGGTATAACGGATTTACTCACCTAAAAGTAGAGCTTGCTCGAGATCATAGTGAAGAAGAACAATCGTTCGATAAACTCATTAAAGAAGAAGATACGATTGAAACAATGGTACGAAAATCACACTATAGCAATCACCGAACATTTGATAATACTTACAAACTCTTAAATTTAGAAGTGTTGGATGAAGCGATTGCGGCAATTAGCAATGCACGTCGTATCTATTTATTGGGTATTGGTGGTTCAGGGATTGTATGTCAGGACCTTTATCACAAATTTGTGCGGATTGATGCGGATGTTGTGTATTTTGATGATTTCCATTTAGAAATGTCGTCATTAACTCATATAACTGAAAATGATGTCACGATTGCATTATCGTATTCAGGTCAAACCCGTGAAATTATTATGGCTCAAAAACTTGCACAAGAAAAAGGTGCGACAACGATTGCAATTACTCAAGTCGGTCGTAATGAGCTGGCAAAGAATTCCGATTTCGTCATTAATATACCGAAAGAGGAGTCAGAAGTGCGTTTGGGATCAATAGCTTCACGTTTTTCGATGCTCGCAATTTCGGATTTACTTTACTTAGGCGTCGCCAAAAATAATATTGAAGAAACACGTCGTAAGATCGTAAATACACGGGATACGATCAAGTCAATCCGGAATATTTAA
- a CDS encoding PTS transporter subunit EIIC translates to MFLEKFVTLVQGSRSLNAVKNAINKMAYINIILGVCIFIFYQFDQIGGITDSIRTQAVLFYQLYCIMLAVSLAYLIASETLNADIDVSFRMSAVFLSLLPGIVLVPKGYVTAFPIVTMIVVVAISYFINRLDQFKVKGKHVPQAVTDYYNRLWPTFVLMLCLFIFIFVFNHFFLGLANVIISITNVLSGFIVMLSLIMIICMFWILGIHGVGVIGTLMRPFWFHMMLVNGFMIFSGDLPVYIGTEAFLGWCVWIGGSGCTLGLTVNLIFAKSRHLKQLGSDSVVSNIFNINENIIFGTPIVENQYFRIPFFVAPIITGSVAYWSMKLGFVAIPSIVAPWVIPMPLGLFISTLGDVRSLVLSLLLIVITTAVYFPFFRKYDQSLVKQEQDN, encoded by the coding sequence ATGTTTTTAGAAAAGTTCGTTACATTGGTACAGGGAAGTCGTTCCTTAAATGCAGTTAAAAATGCAATTAATAAAATGGCTTATATCAATATAATTTTAGGTGTTTGTATATTTATCTTTTATCAGTTTGATCAGATTGGGGGAATTACTGATTCAATTCGTACCCAGGCGGTCTTGTTCTACCAATTGTATTGCATTATGCTCGCTGTTTCATTGGCTTATCTTATTGCGAGTGAAACCCTCAATGCAGACATTGATGTAAGTTTTCGAATGAGTGCTGTATTTTTATCTCTGTTACCTGGGATTGTTTTGGTTCCAAAGGGCTACGTAACAGCTTTTCCAATCGTTACGATGATTGTTGTGGTAGCGATATCATATTTTATTAATCGACTGGATCAATTTAAGGTTAAAGGGAAACATGTTCCCCAAGCAGTTACCGATTACTATAATCGATTATGGCCAACGTTCGTCCTCATGCTATGTCTTTTTATTTTTATATTTGTTTTTAACCATTTCTTTCTAGGCCTAGCTAATGTTATTATAAGTATAACCAATGTTTTGAGTGGATTTATTGTAATGCTTTCACTCATCATGATTATTTGTATGTTTTGGATTTTAGGGATTCATGGTGTCGGTGTTATTGGAACATTAATGCGACCTTTTTGGTTCCATATGATGCTTGTGAATGGCTTTATGATTTTTTCAGGGGATTTACCGGTGTATATCGGAACTGAAGCGTTCTTAGGATGGTGTGTTTGGATCGGTGGTTCGGGTTGTACTTTAGGTTTAACCGTTAACCTAATCTTTGCGAAAAGTCGTCATCTTAAGCAACTTGGAAGCGACAGCGTTGTTTCAAATATATTCAATATTAACGAAAATATTATTTTTGGAACACCGATCGTTGAAAATCAATACTTCAGAATACCGTTTTTCGTGGCACCCATAATCACCGGTTCTGTTGCGTATTGGTCAATGAAGTTGGGTTTTGTAGCAATCCCAAGTATTGTTGCGCCATGGGTGATACCAATGCCATTAGGTTTGTTTATTTCAACCCTTGGTGATGTACGATCACTTGTCTTATCATTACTCTTAATTGTGATTACGACAGCAGTTTATTTCCCGTTTTTTAGAAAGTATGATCAATCGTTGGTTAAACAAGAACAGGATAATTAA
- a CDS encoding MupG family TIM beta-alpha barrel fold protein codes for MLGISSYFKDLDYGYLEAAAAIGVKYLFTSLHIPEEDLSKLDQEMPKFLAEVKRLGLELVPDISPATFEKLGIKANDYQALKELGFTSLRLDYGFDDFEIVKALQKDFDLMLNASVVNEPYILDALEAGVDFNNISVLHNFYPKTETGLSLDYFKKINEVFIRHKIKIMAFVPGDALKRFPLYEGLPTVEKHRQCNPYLAAVELMHDCGITDILIGDSKAHLETLFYIESYMKDSIMHIPAFFSKHAPSMYDKTFEVRKDLSEHVIRMLTPRIPGIPVMDNGARVRGAITIENELSGRYSGEMQICKKAFPMDARTNVIGFIHPDYVDLVCSIDRYTKIKFVRID; via the coding sequence ATGTTAGGTATTTCGAGTTATTTTAAAGATTTAGATTATGGGTATTTGGAAGCTGCTGCTGCCATTGGAGTGAAGTATTTATTTACTTCACTCCATATCCCAGAAGAAGATTTGTCGAAACTTGATCAAGAAATGCCAAAATTCTTAGCAGAAGTAAAACGATTGGGTCTTGAATTGGTACCTGATATCTCCCCCGCAACGTTTGAGAAATTAGGCATTAAGGCCAATGACTATCAAGCATTAAAAGAACTTGGATTTACGTCATTGCGTTTGGATTACGGATTTGATGATTTTGAAATCGTTAAAGCACTTCAAAAAGATTTTGACTTAATGTTAAATGCAAGTGTTGTAAATGAACCGTATATTCTCGATGCTTTGGAAGCGGGTGTCGATTTTAATAACATTTCTGTTTTACATAACTTTTATCCTAAAACAGAGACGGGACTTTCATTAGACTATTTTAAAAAAATTAATGAAGTGTTTATTCGACATAAAATTAAAATTATGGCATTTGTTCCAGGGGATGCGCTAAAACGATTCCCACTTTACGAAGGCTTACCAACGGTTGAGAAACACCGTCAATGTAATCCATATCTTGCAGCTGTAGAGCTCATGCATGATTGTGGTATCACAGATATTTTAATTGGTGATAGTAAAGCACACCTTGAAACATTATTTTATATTGAATCGTATATGAAAGACTCAATCATGCATATACCTGCATTTTTTAGTAAGCATGCACCTTCAATGTATGATAAAACGTTTGAAGTTCGTAAGGATTTATCGGAACATGTTATTCGTATGTTAACACCACGGATTCCGGGAATTCCTGTAATGGATAATGGCGCACGGGTTCGTGGAGCCATTACCATCGAAAACGAATTATCTGGACGTTACAGTGGTGAAATGCAAATTTGTAAGAAAGCATTTCCAATGGATGCTCGAACAAATGTAATCGGATTTATACATCCAGACTATGTTGATCTTGTATGTTCCATTGATCGTTATACTAAAATTAAATTTGTACGCATTGACTAA